A window of Mangifera indica cultivar Alphonso chromosome 11, CATAS_Mindica_2.1, whole genome shotgun sequence contains these coding sequences:
- the LOC123230180 gene encoding uncharacterized protein LOC123230180 yields MSMSMSMFLASRFFLLCMAVSLSVQAISKKNMPFLGERDRCKVQRLRKVELGRRTSLFHEEQARWKLGMGVPSLEKHVHQRTSKFCWNQQAMVENIFSSIHKVFRHNQNFVSGVSQAKRGSTGGPT; encoded by the exons ATGTCTATGTCTATGTCAATGTTCCTGGCTTCAAGATTCTTTCTTCTGTGCATGGCTG TTTCGTTAAGTGTTCAAGCTATTTCAAAAAAGAACATGCCATTCCTAGGAGAAAGAGATCGTTGCAAAGTGCAACGATTACGAAAGGTAGAATTGGGAAGGAGAACGAGCTTGTTCCATGAAGAACAAGCAAGGTGGAAGCTTGGAATGGGCGTCCCATCACTTGAAAAACATGTTCATCAG CGCACATCCAAATTTTGCTGGAATCAACAAGCTATGGTTGAGAACATCTTCAGTTCGATCCATAAAGTTTTCAGGcacaatcaaaattttgtttctggAGTTTCACAGGCAAAGCGAGGAAGCACAGGAGGCCCTACTTGA
- the LOC123229742 gene encoding mitogen-activated protein kinase homolog NTF3-like, with amino-acid sequence MATPVEPPNGVRSQGKHYFSMWQTLFEIDTKYCPIKPIGRGAYGIVCSAANTETNEKVAIKKIHNAFESHVDALRTLRELKLLRNLRHENVIMLKDVMLPSHRRSFKDVYLVYELMDTDLHQLIKSHQALTNDHCQYFLFQLLRGLKYLHSANILHRDLKPGNLLVNANCDLKICDFGLARTSNGKNQFMTEYVVTRWYRAPELLLSCDNYGTSIDVWSVGCIFAELLGRKPIFPGTECLDQLKLIIKILGCQREEDLEFIDNAKAREYIKSLPYSPGTPFANLYPNAHPLAIDLLQRMLVFDPSKRIGVTEALQHPYMCALYDSSCDPPADVPIDLDLDEDLEEDMIREMMWKEMLLYHPQIPDGQC; translated from the exons ATGGCAACCCCGGTTGAACCTCCAAACGGAGTTAGGTCTCAAGGAAAGCACTATTTTTCAATGTGGCAAACCTTGTTTGAGATTGATACAAAATATTGTCCCATTAAACCTATTGGTCGAGGGGCATATGGTATCGTGTGCTCTGCTGCGAACACAGAAACAAATGAGAAAGTGGCAATTAAAAAGATACATAATGCATTTGAGAGCCATGTTGATGCACTGAGAACTTTGCGGGAACTGAAACTTCTTCGAAATCTTCGACATGAAAATGTGATTATGTTAAAAGATGTAATGCTGCCCAGCCATAGGAGAAGCTTCAAGGATGTCTATCTGGTTTATGAGCTTATGGATACTGATCTCCATCAACTTATTAAGTCTCATCAGGCACTCACAAATGATCATTGCCAATATTTCCTCTTCCAG TTGCTTAGAGGCCTGAAGTATCTTCACTCTGCAAACATTCTCCATCGTGACTTGAAGCCTGGGAACCTTCTTGTCAATGCTAACTGTGACCTaaaaatatgtgattttggACTAGCACGCACTAGCAATGGCAAGAATCAGTTCATGACAGAGTATGTTGTCACACGCTGGTACAGGGCCCCAGAGCTTCTCCTCAGCTGTGACAACTATGGAACATCTATTGATGTCTGGTCTGTTGGATGCATCTTTGCAGAACTTCTTGGCAGGAAACCTATCTTCCCTGGTACAGAATGTCTCGATCAACTCAAACTTATCATTAAAATTCTTGGGTGCCAGAGGGAGGAGGATCTTGAGTTTATTGATAACGCAAAGGCAAGGGAGTACATTAAATCGCTTCCATATTCACCTGGGACCCCTTTTGCCAATCTTTATCCCAATGCCCATCCTTTAGCAATTGATCTCCTGCAAAGAATGCTTGTTTTTGACCCCTCAAAGAGGATTGGTGTTACTGAAGCACTCCAACACCCTTACATGTGTGCCCTGTATGATTCGAGCTGCGACCCTCCAGCAGATGTGCCTATTGATCTTGACTTGGATGAGGATTTAGAGGAAGACATGATAAGGGAGATGATGTGGAAGGAAATGCTCCTTTACCATCCTCAGATTCCTGACGGCCAATGTTGA